From the genome of Halomonas sp. MCCC 1A13316, one region includes:
- a CDS encoding FAD-dependent oxidoreductase — translation MEAIWKLGSRGVAEHPHLTEEIEVDVAIIGAGITGLTAALALAEAGQRVMVLEAATVGGGVTGGSTGNLYAMLASGQAPLRRKWGDEVAASVVRARTEAVDHIEATIERLGIECQFKRQPAYRLSTEDRQHARHDLNEELDALISAGLDAEMIEDAGLPFDSWGIRIAYQAQFNPLHYVEGLAGRLQSEGVVIVQHCPVREVDPDSGIVRTDEASVAAKHIVQATHTPKGINLVQAGMLVTREYAVSAKLRSGEYPEGIFWVLDPFHSLRSYRHGDQRYLMVIGEKHPLGHHQIEAYRNLREYLETHFDVESFAFQWSAQQYSSPDGLPYIGRMHGHDNLYMATGFAADGLIWGTLAGRIIADQILERDNPWHAHFGARRITPGKSALQYVKENVTVTKHMVKDYLGIEKLDTFDDIEPGQGRVATVDGEKLAIHRTETGELKTLSAVCPHMKCIVHWNPSESTWDCPCHGSRFDTDGEVIEGPAYHPLAPPEERQ, via the coding sequence ATGGAAGCGATATGGAAGCTGGGCAGCCGCGGTGTGGCCGAACATCCTCACCTGACCGAAGAGATCGAGGTGGACGTCGCCATCATCGGTGCCGGGATCACCGGACTCACCGCGGCGCTGGCGCTGGCCGAAGCGGGGCAGCGGGTCATGGTGTTGGAGGCTGCTACGGTGGGGGGCGGCGTGACAGGCGGTTCCACAGGCAATCTCTACGCCATGCTGGCCTCGGGACAGGCGCCTCTGCGCCGCAAGTGGGGCGACGAGGTGGCAGCCAGCGTGGTTCGGGCCAGGACCGAAGCCGTCGACCATATCGAGGCGACGATCGAGCGCCTTGGCATCGAGTGCCAGTTCAAGCGTCAGCCGGCCTATCGCCTGTCGACAGAGGACCGGCAGCATGCCCGGCACGACCTGAACGAGGAACTCGATGCCCTGATCAGCGCCGGCCTCGATGCCGAAATGATCGAGGACGCCGGATTACCCTTCGATAGCTGGGGCATTCGTATCGCCTACCAGGCACAGTTCAACCCGCTGCACTACGTCGAAGGCTTAGCCGGTCGCCTGCAGAGCGAGGGCGTGGTGATCGTGCAGCACTGCCCGGTGCGCGAGGTCGATCCGGATAGCGGCATCGTCAGAACCGACGAGGCCAGCGTCGCCGCGAAGCATATCGTGCAAGCCACCCATACACCCAAAGGCATCAACCTGGTCCAGGCGGGCATGCTGGTAACCCGGGAGTATGCCGTCAGCGCCAAGCTGAGGAGCGGCGAGTATCCCGAAGGCATCTTTTGGGTGCTTGATCCCTTTCACTCGCTGCGCAGTTACCGCCACGGCGACCAGCGCTACCTGATGGTAATCGGCGAGAAGCATCCACTCGGACACCACCAGATCGAAGCCTACCGCAACCTGCGCGAATACCTCGAAACTCACTTCGATGTGGAAAGCTTCGCCTTTCAATGGTCTGCCCAGCAATACAGCTCGCCCGACGGGCTGCCTTACATTGGCCGCATGCATGGCCACGACAACCTTTACATGGCGACCGGCTTCGCCGCCGACGGCCTGATATGGGGCACCCTCGCCGGCAGGATCATCGCCGACCAGATACTCGAGCGCGACAATCCCTGGCATGCCCACTTCGGGGCGCGGCGTATCACGCCGGGTAAATCAGCGCTGCAGTACGTCAAGGAGAATGTCACCGTCACCAAGCACATGGTCAAGGACTACCTGGGTATCGAGAAACTCGACACCTTCGACGACATCGAGCCGGGGCAGGGTCGGGTGGCTACCGTGGATGGCGAGAAGCTCGCCATCCATCGCACCGAAACCGGTGAACTCAAGACCCTGTCCGCAGTGTGCCCGCACATGAAGTGCATCGTGCACTGGAACCCCAGCGAATCGACATGGGATTGTCCCTGCCATGGCAGCCGCTTCGATACCGACGGCGAGGTGATCGAAGGCCCTGCCTACCATCCCCTAGCGCCGCCTGAGGAGCGCCAATAG
- a CDS encoding YciE/YciF ferroxidase family protein has protein sequence MKIDSPQELFVRLLSETNSAEKQITRALPKMARAADDPKLVEAFQHHLEETQGQLERIEQAADSIPDIRVKRLKSHAMESLIQEGEELIDATEKGPLRDAGLIAAAQKVEHFEIATYGTLCELAEQLGHTKAKEILAETLKEEKATDDKLSKMAKQDINRKAS, from the coding sequence ATGAAGATCGATAGCCCCCAGGAACTTTTCGTACGCCTGCTCTCCGAGACCAACAGCGCCGAGAAGCAGATCACCCGTGCACTGCCCAAGATGGCCCGTGCCGCCGATGACCCGAAGCTGGTCGAGGCTTTTCAGCATCACCTCGAGGAAACCCAGGGCCAGTTAGAGCGCATCGAACAAGCTGCCGACTCCATCCCCGACATCCGCGTCAAACGCCTCAAGAGCCATGCCATGGAAAGTCTGATTCAGGAAGGGGAAGAGCTGATCGATGCCACCGAGAAGGGTCCTCTGCGTGATGCCGGCCTGATCGCCGCGGCTCAGAAAGTGGAGCACTTCGAGATCGCCACCTACGGCACGCTGTGCGAACTAGCCGAGCAGTTGGGGCACACCAAGGCCAAGGAGATCCTGGCCGAAACGCTCAAGGAGGAGAAGGCCACCGATGACAAACTGAGCAAGATGGCCAAGCAGGACATCAACAGGAAGGCGAGCTAA
- the otsB gene encoding trehalose-phosphatase gives MKQLHSKPNLTLTCYRAGVFDLDGVVTDSARLHCLAWQRLFDAYRAERVEQDRVSFAAFDPNEDYRRYIDGKPRYEGVRSFLESRMIHLPFGTPQDSADRETVCGLGNRKQRFFEQLLASQGVEVFASSIAFIESIRAAGLKTAVVSSSKNARVVLTGVGAHHLFDAVVDGIDSERLGLNGKPHPDIFSHAASLLAIPPERAFAVEDALSGVEAASRAGFGLVVGVDRAGQREDLLAHGADIVIDDLIELLPSEAAQGAPLPDALAGFDGIAERLGHRLPAIFLDYDGTLTPIVARPELAILDEAMRLILKRLGQRCSVAIVSGRDRANVAELVGIGSLVYAGSHGFDITGPGGLHMQYERAAEFLPHLATAETQLQQRLAGIRGVLVERKRFAIAIHYRLVAESDVDRVLTTVESVAEGLPQLRRTGGKKVFELRPRLPWDKGKAVFWLLEALDLSQADVMPIYLGDDETDEDAFAAMREIGGLGLFVGDASQVTAASHRLSDTVCVGRFLERLADMLETHS, from the coding sequence ATGAAACAGTTACATTCAAAGCCCAACCTGACGTTAACTTGCTATCGTGCGGGGGTGTTCGACCTGGATGGGGTCGTGACCGATAGCGCCCGCCTGCATTGCCTTGCCTGGCAGCGGCTCTTCGATGCCTATCGCGCAGAGCGGGTCGAACAAGACAGGGTATCGTTTGCGGCGTTCGACCCCAACGAGGATTACCGGCGCTATATCGATGGCAAGCCACGCTACGAGGGGGTACGCAGCTTCCTTGAGTCGCGCATGATTCACTTGCCATTCGGCACCCCGCAGGATAGTGCGGACCGGGAAACCGTATGCGGTCTGGGTAATCGCAAGCAGCGATTTTTCGAACAGCTGCTGGCCTCCCAAGGCGTCGAGGTCTTCGCCTCCTCGATCGCGTTCATCGAGTCGATTCGTGCTGCCGGTCTCAAGACAGCCGTGGTCTCCTCGAGCAAGAATGCCCGTGTCGTACTCACCGGGGTGGGAGCGCACCATCTGTTCGATGCCGTGGTCGACGGAATCGATTCGGAGCGGCTGGGATTGAACGGCAAGCCGCACCCCGACATCTTCAGTCACGCCGCCAGCCTACTCGCCATACCGCCAGAACGGGCCTTTGCCGTGGAAGATGCCCTGTCGGGGGTGGAGGCCGCCAGCAGAGCGGGCTTCGGTCTGGTGGTCGGGGTCGACCGTGCCGGGCAGCGCGAGGATTTGCTGGCACATGGCGCAGATATCGTCATCGACGACCTGATCGAGTTGCTGCCGTCCGAAGCGGCACAAGGGGCTCCATTACCCGATGCACTGGCTGGCTTCGATGGCATTGCCGAGCGCCTGGGACACAGGCTTCCTGCGATATTCTTAGACTATGACGGCACCTTGACGCCTATCGTCGCCCGGCCCGAGCTCGCCATACTCGACGAGGCCATGCGCCTCATCCTCAAGCGCCTGGGCCAGCGCTGTAGCGTCGCTATCGTCAGCGGTCGCGATCGCGCCAACGTTGCCGAGCTAGTGGGTATCGGTAGCCTGGTGTATGCCGGAAGCCATGGATTCGACATCACCGGTCCCGGTGGACTCCACATGCAGTATGAGCGAGCGGCCGAATTCCTGCCGCACCTGGCCACCGCAGAAACCCAACTGCAGCAGCGCCTGGCCGGAATCCGCGGCGTGCTCGTCGAGCGCAAGCGCTTTGCTATCGCCATCCATTACCGGCTGGTTGCCGAGAGTGACGTGGATCGCGTCCTGACAACCGTCGAGTCGGTGGCGGAGGGGCTTCCCCAGCTGCGACGCACCGGCGGCAAGAAGGTCTTCGAGCTGCGCCCACGGCTACCTTGGGACAAGGGCAAGGCCGTTTTCTGGCTGCTCGAGGCCCTCGACCTATCGCAGGCTGATGTCATGCCGATCTACCTCGGCGACGACGAGACCGACGAGGATGCCTTCGCGGCGATGCGTGAGATTGGTGGTCTCGGCCTCTTTGTGGGTGACGCTTCCCAGGTCACCGCCGCTAGCCATCGTTTGAGCGACACCGTTTGCGTCGGGCGCTTCCTCGAGCGTCTGGCCGATATGCTGGAAACCCACTCATGA
- a CDS encoding glycoside hydrolase family 65 protein, with translation MNDWTLDYLHFDPTQEGLREALCTLGNGYFATRAAAEETEAGEIHYPGTYLAGGYNRLTTEIAGRVIENEDLVNLPNWLCLTFRPDGGDWFNLMAVDLLDYRQTLDLEAGVLKRQLFFRDHQGRETRLLTRRLVHMAHPHIGAIEWRLLPENWSGRVLVRSALDGRVINAGVERYRQLASTHLVPLSTDVPCDDTVRLQVETCHSRMYIAQAARTRLRVNGQTWENKRQTSQEPGYIAHELALDLAPGDEAVIEKVVAMHASRDRAIAEPGLAACQSVSRAGAFDDLLSSHQHFWKHLWQRCDVKLDGGGRAQMILRLHIFHLLQTVSPHIVDLDAGVPARGLHGEAYRGHIFWDELFIFPFLNYRIPEITRALLRYRYRRLEEARHLARKAGYQGAMYPWQSGSDGREESQQVHLNPKSGRWVPDDSSLQRHVNAAIAYNIWRYHEVTEDCEFLSYFGAEMLFEIARFWRSAATWNPQRKRYDIRGVMGPDEFHDRYPDAQTPGLDNNTYTNVMAAWVLARAAHVYDLIGERRRGELSDILGLENEEISEWITLSQNLYVPFHADGIPSQFEGYEALQEFDWAGYRERYGDIHRLDRLLEAEGDSVNRYKASKQADVLMLFYLFSAEELSDIFSQLGYAFPPELIQSTISYYQQRTSHGSTLSRVVTAWVLARSDRRQAWDLFQQVLESDIGDSQGGTTQEGIHLGAMAGSVDLIQRGHTGLEVRDGMLRLNPCLPEALPGLHMRLRFRGHWLELDVNHDRLTLVAPEGWGEPKRIMFCNETYPFSESQPLELHYSPEAHCWQTNKD, from the coding sequence ATGAACGACTGGACACTCGACTACCTTCACTTCGATCCCACCCAGGAAGGGCTGCGTGAAGCGCTGTGCACGCTGGGCAACGGCTACTTTGCGACCCGAGCTGCCGCAGAGGAAACGGAAGCGGGCGAAATCCATTACCCGGGCACCTATCTCGCCGGCGGCTACAATCGGCTTACGACCGAGATCGCCGGCCGCGTGATCGAAAACGAGGACCTGGTGAACCTGCCCAACTGGCTATGCCTGACGTTTCGACCCGATGGCGGCGACTGGTTCAACCTGATGGCAGTCGATCTGCTCGACTACCGGCAGACTCTTGACCTCGAGGCGGGTGTACTCAAGCGCCAGCTCTTCTTTCGCGACCATCAGGGACGGGAGACTCGGCTGCTGACGCGACGTCTGGTGCATATGGCCCACCCCCACATCGGGGCTATCGAGTGGCGCCTGCTCCCTGAGAACTGGTCAGGCCGTGTCTTGGTTCGCTCGGCCCTGGACGGTCGTGTCATCAATGCTGGCGTCGAGCGATACCGTCAATTGGCAAGCACTCATCTGGTGCCGTTGTCGACGGATGTTCCCTGCGACGACACGGTTCGTCTGCAAGTCGAAACCTGTCACTCCCGGATGTATATCGCCCAAGCGGCACGTACACGCCTGCGCGTGAACGGCCAGACATGGGAGAATAAACGCCAAACATCCCAGGAGCCCGGCTACATCGCCCATGAGCTGGCCCTCGACCTTGCACCAGGCGACGAGGCCGTCATAGAGAAAGTCGTGGCGATGCATGCATCACGGGATCGAGCCATTGCCGAACCCGGCCTCGCCGCTTGCCAGTCGGTGTCCAGGGCGGGGGCATTCGACGATCTGCTGTCGAGCCATCAGCATTTCTGGAAGCATCTCTGGCAGCGCTGCGATGTGAAGCTCGATGGAGGTGGACGCGCCCAGATGATCCTTCGCCTGCACATCTTTCATCTGCTGCAAACGGTTTCGCCGCACATCGTCGACCTTGACGCCGGAGTACCGGCCCGCGGGCTTCACGGCGAGGCCTACCGGGGGCATATCTTTTGGGATGAGCTGTTCATCTTTCCCTTCCTGAACTATCGCATACCCGAGATTACGCGCGCACTGCTGCGCTATCGCTACCGGCGCCTTGAGGAAGCACGCCACTTGGCACGTAAGGCAGGCTATCAAGGCGCCATGTACCCATGGCAGAGCGGCAGTGATGGACGGGAAGAGAGCCAGCAGGTGCATCTCAATCCCAAGTCGGGGCGTTGGGTGCCCGACGACAGTTCCTTGCAGCGCCACGTCAATGCCGCGATCGCTTACAACATATGGCGGTACCACGAGGTTACCGAGGATTGCGAGTTCCTTTCCTACTTCGGCGCCGAGATGCTATTCGAGATCGCTCGATTCTGGCGAAGCGCAGCCACCTGGAATCCGCAGCGCAAACGCTACGACATACGTGGCGTGATGGGACCCGACGAGTTTCACGACCGCTACCCGGACGCGCAGACGCCGGGACTCGACAACAACACCTATACCAATGTCATGGCCGCCTGGGTACTGGCTCGTGCGGCACACGTCTACGACCTCATCGGCGAGCGGCGTCGAGGTGAGCTGAGCGATATTCTCGGCCTCGAGAACGAGGAAATCAGCGAGTGGATTACGCTCAGCCAAAACCTGTACGTGCCGTTCCATGCGGATGGCATACCCAGCCAGTTCGAGGGATACGAGGCCCTGCAGGAGTTCGACTGGGCCGGCTACCGCGAGCGCTATGGTGATATTCACCGTCTCGACCGGTTGCTCGAGGCGGAGGGAGATTCCGTCAACCGCTACAAGGCATCGAAGCAGGCCGACGTGCTGATGCTGTTCTACCTGTTCTCGGCCGAGGAACTGAGCGATATCTTCTCCCAGCTCGGTTATGCCTTCCCCCCCGAACTGATCCAGTCCACCATCAGCTACTACCAGCAGCGTACCTCGCACGGCTCCACCCTGAGCCGGGTCGTGACCGCCTGGGTGCTGGCACGCTCGGACCGCCGTCAGGCGTGGGACTTGTTCCAGCAAGTGCTGGAGAGCGATATCGGAGACAGTCAGGGGGGCACGACACAGGAAGGCATCCACCTGGGCGCCATGGCTGGCAGCGTGGACCTGATCCAGCGAGGCCACACCGGGCTCGAGGTTCGCGATGGCATGTTGCGCCTAAACCCCTGCCTTCCCGAAGCGCTGCCGGGCTTGCATATGCGGCTACGTTTCCGCGGTCACTGGCTCGAGCTCGACGTGAACCACGATCGCCTGACCCTGGTGGCACCCGAAGGCTGGGGCGAACCGAAGCGAATCATGTTCTGCAACGAAACGTATCCGTTCAGCGAGAGCCAGCCGCTGGAATTGCACTATTCTCCCGAGGCTCACTGCTGGCAGACAAACAAGGATTAA
- a CDS encoding sodium:solute symporter family protein, whose product MTVSLVWWAIAGYLAIAIVIAFLSRQGKSQDMSGYFLGNRQMNGFVSALSYSATTYSAFMMVGLAGLTYAGGVGALGFEIVYFAGVSLVAVFGPRFWAVGKAFGFVTPSEMLGRRYDSRAVAIVVALSNCLFLIPYAAVQLAGIGYLLQGTTQGAVPFTAGVLLATALALFFSYIAGIRSVMWTDSLQAIMMIVASTLVTFLVIQGLGGFQVLFDTLAAERPEMLVVPGEGLFTFTTFLGLTIPWFFFSLSNPQVSQRLFMPASLSAMRQMLLGFLVFGFIYTLVSVLWGLSAVVAFPGLDNADLATPSLLTSGHVPPLLGVIVMIGILAAAVSTIDSIMLTLSSMVARDVYGNLKPGSSEARQLTVGKWVIPVIALLALGFAELQLSLIAVLSVAASAGLVAVVPAIIGAFYWRQGTATGVLVSVIVASAFVLFVYAIGNSFLGLPAGVWGIVVASLTFVGVSLASRPAHAAADEFLAAVPQSPGRTLRVVEKGGER is encoded by the coding sequence ATGACCGTTTCCCTCGTGTGGTGGGCCATCGCAGGCTATCTGGCGATCGCCATCGTCATTGCCTTTCTGTCGCGTCAGGGCAAGAGCCAGGACATGTCGGGCTACTTCCTCGGCAATCGGCAGATGAACGGCTTCGTCTCGGCGCTCAGCTACAGTGCGACCACCTACAGCGCCTTCATGATGGTGGGGCTGGCGGGGCTGACCTACGCCGGTGGCGTGGGGGCGCTGGGCTTCGAGATCGTCTACTTTGCCGGGGTCTCGCTGGTGGCGGTGTTCGGGCCGCGCTTCTGGGCCGTGGGCAAGGCCTTCGGCTTCGTCACCCCCAGCGAGATGCTGGGCCGGCGCTACGACAGCCGGGCGGTGGCGATTGTGGTGGCGCTCTCCAACTGCCTGTTCCTGATTCCCTACGCGGCGGTGCAGCTTGCCGGCATCGGCTACCTGCTGCAGGGCACCACCCAGGGCGCGGTGCCCTTCACCGCCGGGGTGCTGCTGGCCACGGCGCTGGCGCTATTTTTCTCCTATATCGCCGGCATCCGTTCGGTGATGTGGACCGACTCGCTGCAGGCGATCATGATGATCGTGGCGTCCACGCTGGTGACCTTCCTGGTCATTCAGGGGCTAGGCGGCTTTCAGGTACTGTTCGATACGCTGGCGGCGGAGCGCCCCGAGATGCTGGTGGTGCCGGGGGAGGGGCTGTTCACCTTCACCACCTTCCTGGGCCTGACCATTCCGTGGTTCTTCTTCAGCCTTTCCAACCCTCAGGTCAGCCAGCGCCTGTTCATGCCGGCGTCGCTCTCGGCGATGCGCCAGATGCTGCTCGGCTTCCTGGTCTTCGGCTTCATCTACACCCTGGTCTCGGTGCTGTGGGGACTCTCCGCCGTGGTCGCCTTTCCGGGGCTCGACAACGCAGACCTGGCCACGCCATCGCTGCTGACCTCCGGTCACGTGCCGCCCCTGCTGGGCGTGATCGTAATGATCGGCATCCTGGCGGCGGCGGTCTCGACCATCGACTCGATCATGCTGACGCTCTCCTCGATGGTGGCCCGCGACGTCTACGGCAATCTCAAGCCGGGCAGCAGCGAGGCGCGCCAGCTCACCGTCGGCAAGTGGGTCATCCCGGTCATTGCGCTGCTGGCGCTGGGCTTCGCCGAACTGCAGCTGAGCCTGATCGCGGTGCTCTCGGTGGCCGCGTCGGCCGGGCTCGTGGCCGTGGTGCCGGCCATCATCGGGGCCTTCTATTGGCGCCAGGGCACCGCCACCGGCGTGCTGGTAAGCGTTATCGTTGCCAGCGCCTTCGTGCTGTTCGTCTACGCCATCGGCAACAGCTTCCTGGGGCTGCCGGCAGGAGTGTGGGGTATCGTCGTCGCGAGCCTGACCTTCGTCGGCGTCAGCTTGGCGAGCCGGCCTGCGCATGCCGCGGCGGACGAATTCCTGGCCGCCGTACCGCAGAGCCCCGGGCGGACGCTGCGGGTGGTGGAGAAGGGCGGCGAGCGCTAG
- the pncB gene encoding nicotinate phosphoribosyltransferase, which yields MGETYREGPIIRSLLDTDWYKLTMMQGVHHQYPNASVTWEFRCRDAEPLERYIPEIREQIDRLATLQLSREESDYLASFAYMSPDFIRFLELFRFRPEYVRVGMQGSELCIVIDGPWSHSILFEIVILAIISEVRNRTLYPEVEIDQAVAQLRRKLDSLREAYTPEQLAGFNLADFGTRRRLSQPVQEAIVEVMEAEFPGNFVGTSNVDIARRHDISPMGTMAHEWVMAHQQLGSRLVDSQRAALEAWVQEYRGYLGIALTDTVTLDAFLRDFDLYFAKLFDGLRHDSGDPLWFAEKCIRHYESLAIDPMTKTLIFSDSLTFDKAMHIKTALEGRIRTSFGIGTNLTCDVPGVKPMNIVIKMVSCNGQPVAKISDSPGKTMSRDESYVSYLKHVFGLEA from the coding sequence ATGGGCGAGACCTACCGCGAAGGGCCGATTATCCGGTCGTTGCTGGATACCGACTGGTACAAGCTGACCATGATGCAGGGGGTCCATCACCAGTACCCCAATGCCAGCGTGACCTGGGAGTTCCGCTGTCGCGATGCCGAGCCGCTGGAGCGCTACATTCCCGAGATTCGCGAGCAGATCGACCGGCTCGCCACGCTGCAGCTGTCCCGCGAGGAGTCGGACTACCTGGCGAGCTTCGCCTACATGTCGCCCGACTTCATCCGCTTCCTGGAGCTGTTCCGCTTCCGGCCGGAGTACGTCCGGGTCGGCATGCAGGGCAGCGAGCTGTGCATCGTCATCGACGGGCCGTGGTCGCACAGCATCTTGTTCGAGATCGTGATACTCGCCATCATCAGCGAGGTGCGCAATCGCACTCTCTATCCCGAAGTCGAGATCGACCAGGCCGTGGCCCAGCTGCGCCGCAAGCTCGATAGCCTGCGCGAGGCCTACACGCCCGAACAGCTTGCCGGCTTCAACCTGGCCGATTTCGGCACGCGCCGGCGCCTCTCCCAACCGGTGCAGGAGGCGATCGTCGAGGTGATGGAGGCGGAGTTCCCGGGCAACTTCGTCGGCACAAGCAACGTCGACATCGCGCGGCGTCACGATATCAGCCCGATGGGCACTATGGCTCACGAATGGGTCATGGCGCACCAGCAACTGGGCAGTCGCCTGGTGGACAGCCAGCGGGCCGCGCTGGAGGCCTGGGTGCAGGAGTATCGCGGCTACCTGGGCATCGCCTTGACCGACACGGTCACTCTCGATGCCTTTCTGCGCGACTTCGACCTCTACTTCGCCAAGCTATTCGATGGGCTGCGCCACGACAGCGGCGACCCGCTGTGGTTTGCCGAGAAGTGCATTCGCCACTACGAGTCATTGGCCATCGACCCGATGACCAAGACGCTGATCTTCAGTGACAGCCTGACCTTCGACAAGGCCATGCACATCAAGACGGCACTGGAGGGACGCATCCGCACCAGCTTCGGCATCGGCACCAACCTGACCTGCGACGTGCCGGGCGTGAAGCCGATGAATATCGTGATCAAGATGGTCTCGTGCAATGGCCAGCCGGTGGCCAAGATCTCCGATTCGCCGGGCAAGACCATGTCGCGCGACGAGAGTTACGTGAGCTACCTCAAGCACGTCTTCGGCCTGGAGGCGTAG
- a CDS encoding PQQ-dependent sugar dehydrogenase, which yields MRTIPAAALGLAAVAFSLSPHVLAQPKESVQTEAGALGLETVVDGLVHPWGMAFLPNGQLLITEREGRLRLLSQEEKLSDPLEGVPEVFNQGQGGLLDVALHPDFESNQQVYLSFSEPGDGGATTALGRARLNDNRLEDFEVVFRMEPRVEHKNHFGGRIVFADDGTLFLTLAERFQFDPAQDLSNHLGTVVRLNDDGTPADGNPFLDDAEARDEIWSYGHRNIESAALHPETGELWIAEFGPLGGDELNRPEAGRNYGWPEVSWGKHYDGEDIPDPSDDDGYADSVKQWTPVISPSGMAFYTGDTLPEWQGSMLIGGLSEQGLVRITLDGEAVTNEERIPLGARIRDVELGPDGLVYVLTDEANGKLIRLAPLEDDSA from the coding sequence ATGCGAACCATTCCGGCCGCTGCACTCGGCTTGGCTGCCGTTGCCTTTTCCCTGTCTCCACACGTTTTAGCGCAACCGAAGGAGTCCGTTCAGACCGAGGCCGGCGCCCTGGGTCTCGAAACCGTTGTGGATGGGCTCGTGCATCCATGGGGCATGGCGTTTCTGCCCAACGGCCAACTGCTGATCACCGAGCGCGAGGGGCGCCTGCGGCTCCTCTCGCAAGAGGAAAAGCTCTCCGACCCGCTCGAGGGCGTACCCGAGGTGTTCAACCAAGGCCAGGGCGGGCTGCTGGATGTCGCCCTGCACCCCGATTTCGAATCCAACCAGCAGGTCTATCTCTCCTTCTCGGAGCCCGGCGACGGAGGCGCGACCACGGCGCTGGGCCGGGCTCGACTCAACGACAACCGGCTCGAGGACTTCGAAGTCGTCTTCCGCATGGAGCCGAGGGTCGAGCACAAGAACCACTTCGGCGGCCGCATCGTCTTTGCCGACGATGGTACGCTTTTCCTCACCCTGGCCGAACGCTTCCAGTTCGACCCGGCCCAGGATTTGTCCAACCACCTGGGCACCGTCGTGCGCCTCAACGATGACGGCACGCCGGCCGACGGTAACCCCTTCCTCGATGACGCAGAGGCCCGCGACGAGATCTGGTCCTACGGCCACCGCAATATCGAGAGCGCCGCCCTCCATCCCGAGACGGGCGAGCTGTGGATCGCCGAGTTCGGCCCGCTGGGCGGCGACGAGCTCAATCGGCCCGAGGCGGGACGCAACTATGGTTGGCCTGAGGTGAGCTGGGGCAAACACTATGACGGCGAGGACATCCCCGACCCCAGCGATGACGACGGCTACGCGGATTCGGTGAAGCAGTGGACACCGGTCATCTCGCCTTCCGGCATGGCCTTCTATACCGGCGACACCCTGCCGGAGTGGCAAGGCAGCATGTTGATCGGCGGGCTCTCGGAGCAGGGCTTGGTGCGCATCACCCTGGACGGCGAAGCGGTCACCAATGAAGAGCGTATCCCACTTGGCGCTCGCATTCGCGACGTCGAGCTGGGGCCGGATGGGTTGGTCTACGTCCTCACCGACGAAGCGAACGGCAAGCTGATACGCCTCGCGCCGCTCGAGGACGACAGCGCTTGA
- a CDS encoding zinc-binding metallopeptidase family protein, producing the protein MRVFANPVGPGSLWFDNLATADGIPVAYDPQARAFLPMPPFCVNREVIGCNWIAPEQGAFCRSCAMTELAPDPSIPGAIPNWAKTEAAKRWVLDNLGRWHWFRPEDPGARPVFHLLAEGLTPVLMGHVAGKVTISVAEADPVLSTTRRQALDEPYRTMIGHMRHEISHMLWWRLSLRDDFLDAFRAEFGDERTDYPAALQQHYRDGPPPDWRQRFLTTYASAHPHEDWAETAAHLLHLTDITDSFVAAGLSTPELPNPGWDPYSEPDAMRLIHVAASLAVGVNHVNRSMGLSDLYPFVLSGAALRKLSFVHDWLRRGAQGL; encoded by the coding sequence ATGCGCGTCTTTGCCAATCCAGTGGGTCCCGGTTCGCTCTGGTTCGATAACCTCGCTACCGCCGACGGTATCCCCGTGGCTTACGATCCGCAGGCGCGGGCCTTCTTGCCCATGCCTCCTTTCTGCGTCAACCGGGAGGTCATCGGCTGCAACTGGATCGCTCCAGAGCAGGGGGCTTTCTGTCGCTCCTGTGCCATGACGGAGCTGGCCCCCGATCCCTCGATTCCCGGTGCGATCCCGAACTGGGCGAAGACCGAGGCTGCCAAGCGCTGGGTCCTCGACAATCTCGGCCGCTGGCACTGGTTCCGGCCGGAGGATCCCGGCGCACGCCCCGTTTTTCACCTACTCGCCGAAGGGCTGACACCCGTGCTCATGGGCCATGTTGCCGGTAAGGTAACCATCAGCGTGGCCGAGGCGGACCCGGTGTTGAGCACAACCCGACGCCAGGCCCTGGACGAACCCTACCGCACCATGATCGGCCACATGCGTCATGAAATCTCGCATATGCTCTGGTGGCGGCTCAGCCTTCGCGATGATTTCCTCGATGCCTTCCGTGCCGAGTTCGGTGATGAACGTACGGATTACCCTGCTGCGCTCCAGCAACATTACCGGGATGGTCCGCCACCTGACTGGAGGCAGCGCTTCCTGACGACCTACGCCTCGGCGCATCCACACGAGGATTGGGCCGAGACCGCGGCGCACCTTCTGCACCTGACCGATATCACGGACAGCTTCGTAGCGGCGGGCCTATCTACCCCGGAGCTGCCGAACCCGGGCTGGGATCCCTATTCGGAACCTGATGCCATGCGCCTGATCCATGTCGCGGCCTCCCTCGCGGTCGGAGTCAACCACGTCAATCGATCCATGGGGCTTTCCGATCTCTACCCCTTCGTGCTGTCGGGTGCCGCACTCCGCAAGCTCTCCTTCGTGCATGATTGGCTGCGCCGAGGTGCACAGGGGCTTTGA